One genomic window of Roseinatronobacter monicus includes the following:
- a CDS encoding ISL3 family transposase: MGPETSLFTTALGLQAPWSVTDVRFDAKLKEIHFDVRFKAGSRFACPSCGAPDQPVHDTRSRIWEHLRFFEHKAFIHADVPRVACSQCSKTGQVPVPWARSGSGFSQLFEAFVIALVRQMPVKAVADMLDVGDDRLWRVLDHYVSSARDREDFSAVTALGIDETAARRGHNYITLFHDLLAGRLLFACEGRDAKTVAAFGEDLRAHGGDPDAISAACIDMSRAYISGVAKHLPNADVTFDPFHVIQLANVALEEVRRAEVRSRPELKHSRWMWLKDKKRWTKRQITQHHDLSRMHLKTGRAFRLKEALRDIFAEAESKAEAEERLTAWFQWARRSRLPAFKKLALTLKAHWDGILNGFDSDLSNGAVEAINGLIQAAKARARGYRKTRNLINMSYLIAGNLTHLPASPYRTTSCATGK, from the coding sequence ATGGGTCCCGAGACAAGTTTGTTCACGACAGCTCTTGGCCTGCAGGCTCCGTGGAGTGTCACGGACGTACGTTTTGACGCCAAACTCAAAGAGATCCACTTTGACGTCCGCTTCAAGGCGGGAAGTCGATTTGCTTGTCCCTCCTGTGGCGCGCCCGATCAGCCCGTCCATGACACGCGATCCAGGATCTGGGAACACCTGCGTTTTTTCGAGCACAAGGCTTTCATCCATGCCGATGTGCCACGTGTTGCTTGCAGCCAATGTAGCAAGACCGGACAGGTTCCGGTCCCCTGGGCGCGCAGTGGCAGCGGTTTCAGTCAGTTGTTTGAAGCCTTTGTGATTGCGCTGGTGCGACAGATGCCGGTGAAGGCTGTTGCTGATATGCTTGATGTTGGTGACGATCGCCTCTGGCGGGTTCTTGACCATTACGTGTCGTCAGCGCGAGATCGCGAAGACTTCAGCGCCGTGACCGCCCTTGGGATTGACGAGACAGCTGCGCGCCGCGGGCATAATTACATCACCCTATTTCACGACCTTCTGGCCGGCAGGCTTCTCTTTGCCTGTGAAGGACGTGATGCAAAGACTGTGGCGGCTTTCGGTGAAGATCTGCGCGCCCATGGCGGTGATCCCGATGCCATCTCCGCTGCCTGTATCGATATGAGTAGGGCCTACATTTCTGGCGTCGCAAAGCATCTGCCGAACGCGGATGTTACCTTCGACCCATTCCATGTCATCCAACTGGCCAATGTGGCGCTTGAAGAGGTTCGCCGCGCCGAAGTACGCAGCAGACCTGAGTTGAAACACAGCCGCTGGATGTGGCTCAAGGACAAGAAGAGATGGACGAAGCGGCAGATCACACAGCATCATGATCTATCTCGGATGCACCTGAAAACAGGACGCGCGTTTCGCTTGAAAGAGGCTTTGCGCGACATCTTTGCTGAAGCCGAGTCCAAGGCAGAGGCCGAAGAACGGCTTACCGCCTGGTTTCAATGGGCGCGCCGCAGCAGGCTGCCAGCATTCAAGAAACTCGCTCTGACACTCAAGGCGCACTGGGATGGTATACTTAACGGTTTTGACAGCGATCTGAGCAACGGCGCTGTCGAAGCCATCAACGGCCTAATTCAGGCCGCAAAGGCTCGGGCGCGCGGGTATCGCAAAACCCGCAACCTCATCAACATGTCATACCTCATCGCAGGCAATCTCACCCACTTACCAGCGTCACCCTACCGCACAACATCTTGTGCCACAGGCAAATGA
- a CDS encoding M48 family metalloprotease, with amino-acid sequence MTLDETLDFDMDPRGVIPDAILARTWGMVSEQMKFVIGHEFAHHRLGHLAEGAIPYRAARSPSLSSVERGWLAAKRSWEHEYEADLGALEALTDPSKKLHITIGAIQFFLCLIFFEEVFEGLDAGLKEVDTHPPTEERLRRIVFKFGYFAVCVGGLVSVHLPVAQDVVR; translated from the coding sequence ATGACACTAGATGAGACTCTTGACTTTGACATGGATCCACGTGGCGTTATCCCGGATGCAATTTTAGCGCGGACGTGGGGAATGGTCTCTGAGCAGATGAAATTTGTCATAGGTCATGAGTTCGCGCATCATAGGCTCGGGCATTTGGCAGAAGGTGCAATACCCTATCGTGCAGCTCGGTCACCAAGTCTTTCTTCGGTTGAAAGGGGGTGGCTAGCAGCCAAAAGAAGCTGGGAGCATGAGTATGAGGCTGACCTCGGTGCATTGGAAGCTCTCACTGATCCTTCAAAGAAGCTTCACATTACGATTGGTGCAATTCAGTTTTTCTTGTGCCTAATTTTTTTCGAAGAAGTTTTCGAGGGACTCGATGCCGGTCTAAAGGAGGTTGACACACATCCTCCAACCGAAGAAAGGCTTAGAAGAATTGTGTTTAAATTCGGCTATTTCGCGGTTTGTGTGGGTGGCTTGGTTTCCGTTCATTTGCCTGTGGCACAAGATGTTGTGCGGTAG
- a CDS encoding ISL3 family transposase: MGPETSLFTTALGLQAPWSVTDVRFDAKLKEIHFDVRFKAGSRFACPSCGAPDQPVHDTRSRIWEHLRFFEHKAFIHADVPRVACSQCSKTGQVPVPWARSGSGFSQLFEAFVIALVRQMPVKAVADMLDVGDDRLWRVLDHYVSSARDREDFSAVTALGIDETAARRGHNYITLFHDLLAGRLLFACEGRDAKTVAAFGEDLRAHGGDPDAISAACIDMSRAYISGVAKHLPNADVTFDPFHVIQLANVALEEVRRAEVRSRPELKHSRWMWLKDKKRWTKRQITQHHDLSRMHLKTGRAFRLKEALRDIFAEAESKAEAEERLTAWFQWARRSRLPAFKKLALTLKAHWDGILNGFDSDLSNGAVEAINGLIQAAKARARGYRKTRNLINMSYLIAGNLTHLPASPYRTTSCATGK, from the coding sequence ATGGGTCCCGAGACAAGTTTGTTCACGACAGCTCTTGGCCTGCAGGCTCCGTGGAGTGTCACGGACGTACGTTTTGACGCCAAACTCAAAGAGATCCACTTTGACGTCCGCTTCAAGGCGGGAAGTCGATTTGCTTGTCCCTCCTGTGGCGCGCCCGATCAGCCCGTCCATGACACGCGATCCAGGATCTGGGAACACCTGCGTTTTTTCGAGCACAAGGCTTTCATCCATGCCGATGTGCCACGTGTTGCTTGCAGCCAATGTAGCAAGACCGGACAGGTTCCGGTCCCCTGGGCGCGCAGTGGCAGCGGTTTCAGTCAGTTGTTTGAAGCCTTTGTGATTGCGCTGGTGCGACAGATGCCGGTGAAGGCTGTTGCTGATATGCTTGATGTTGGTGACGATCGCCTCTGGCGGGTTCTTGACCATTACGTGTCGTCAGCGCGAGATCGCGAAGACTTCAGCGCCGTGACCGCCCTTGGGATTGACGAGACAGCTGCGCGCCGCGGGCATAATTACATCACCCTATTTCACGACCTTCTGGCCGGCAGGCTTCTCTTTGCCTGTGAAGGACGTGATGCAAAGACTGTGGCGGCTTTCGGTGAAGATCTGCGCGCCCATGGCGGTGATCCCGATGCCATCTCCGCTGCCTGTATCGATATGAGTAGGGCCTACATTTCTGGCGTCGCAAAGCATCTGCCGAACGCGGATGTTACCTTCGACCCATTCCATGTCATCCAACTGGCCAATGTGGCGCTTGAAGAGGTTCGCCGCGCCGAAGTACGCAGCAGACCTGAGTTGAAACACAGCCGCTGGATGTGGCTCAAGGACAAGAAGAGATGGACGAAGCGGCAGATCACACAGCATCATGATCTATCTCGGATGCACCTGAAAACAGGACGCGCGTTTCGCTTGAAAGAGGCTTTGCGCGACATCTTTGCTGAAGCCGAGTCCAAGGCAGAGGCCGAAGAACGGCTTACCGCCTGGTTTCAATGGGCGCGCCGCAGCAGGCTGCCAGCATTCAAGAAACTCGCTCTGACACTCAAGGCGCACTGGGATGGTATACTTAACGGTTTTGACAGCGATCTGAGCAACGGCGCTGTCGAAGCCATCAACGGCCTCATTCAGGCCGCAAAGGCTCGGGCGCGCGGGTATCGCAAAACCCGCAACCTCATCAACATGTCATACCTCATCGCAGGCAATCTCACCCACTTACCAGCGTCACCCTACCGCACAACATCTTGTGCCACAGGCAAATGA